Proteins found in one Toxotes jaculatrix isolate fToxJac2 chromosome 18, fToxJac2.pri, whole genome shotgun sequence genomic segment:
- the LOC121198568 gene encoding transcription factor Sox-8, producing the protein MLKMTEEHDKCVSDQPCSPTGTNSSMSQDESDSDAPSSPTGSDGQGSLLTGLGKKLDEDDDRFPACIRDAVSQVLKGYDWSLVPMPVRGNGSLKSKPHVKRPMNAFMVWAQAARRKLADQYPHLHNAELSKTLGKLWRLLSESEKRPFVDEAERLRVQHKKDHPDYKYQPRRRKNVKPGQSDSDSGAELAHHMYKAEPGMGGLAGMTDGHHHPEHAGQPHGPPTPPTTPKTDLHHGVKQDLKHEGRRLVDSSRQNIDFSNVDISELSTDVISNMETFDVHEFDQYLPLNGHASGSSALPSDHSHGQAPAPGGSYTSSYSHTGANGSAWSRKSTMSSSSSSASDVGQHRLHIKTEQLSPSHYSEHSHGSPSHSDYGSYSSQACVTSATSAASAAASFSSSQCDYTDLQSSNYYNPYSGYPSSLYQYPYFHSSRRPYSSPILNSLSMAPAHSPTASSWDQPVYTTLSRP; encoded by the exons atgttaaaaatgaCAGAGGAGCATGACAAGTGTGTCAGCGACCAGCCCTGCAGTCCAACAGGCACCAACAGCTCCATGTCCCAGGACGAGTCCGACTCCGACGCTCCGTCCTCACCCACAGGATCCGACGGCCAAGGATCCCTGCTCACCGGTTTGGGCAAGAAACTAGACGAGGATGACGACCGGTTCCCAGCTTGCATACGGGACGCCGTTTCCCAGGTGCTCAAGGGATACGACTGGTCCTTGGTGCCCATGCCCGTAAGAGGGAATGGATCCCTGAAGAGTAAACCCCACGTCAAAAGGCCCATGAATGCGTTCATGGTTTGGGCGCAAGCGGCCCGCAGGAAGCTGGCGGATCAGTATCCACACCTGCACAACGCCGAACTGAGCAAGACGCTGGGGAAACTGTGGCG CTTGCTCTCAGAGAGCGAAAAGAGGCCGTTTGTAGATGAAGCAGAGAGGCTTCGCGTTCAGCACAAGAAGGATCATCCAGACTACAAGTACCAGCCTCGGCGGCGAAAGAATGTGAAACCAGGCCAGAGCGACTCAGACTCAGGAGCAGAACTGGCACATCACATGTATAAAGCTGAACCAGGGATGGGAGGACTGGCAGGGATGACTGATGGACATCACCACCCTGAACATGCGG gGCAGCCTCATGGTCCTCCTACACCACCCACTACTCCTAAAACAGATCTGCACCATGGGGTGAAGCAGGATCTGAAACATGAAGGCCGTCGTCTTGTTGACAGCAGTAGGCAAAACATCGACTTCAGCAATGTAGACATCTCTGAGCTCAGCACTGATGTCATCAGCAACATGGAAACCTTTGATGTGCATGAGTTTGACCAGTACCTCCCGCTCAACGGCCACGCCTCAGGCTCCTCTGCCCTGCCCTCAGACCATAGCCACGGGCAGGCTCCCGCACCCGGTGGCTCTTACACGTCCTCATACAGCCACACAGGTGCCAACGGGTCAGCGTGGAGTCGCAAGAGCaccatgtcctcctcctcttcctctgccagtGATGTGGGCCAGCACCGGCTCCACATTAAAACGGAACAACTGAGCCCCAGCCACTACAGCGAGCACTCCCACGGGTCACCCTCACACTCTGATTACGGCTCCTACAGTAGCCAGGCCTGTGTCACTTCGGCCACATCAGCTGCCTCGGCCGCAgcctctttctccagctcccaGTGTGACTATACTGATCTCCAGAGCTCCAACTATTACAACCCTTACTCTGGCTACCCTTCTAGCCTCTACCAGTACCCTTACTTCCATTCATCAAGACGGCCCTATAGCAGTCCAATCCTCAACAGTCTGTCCATGGCTCCTGCCCACAGCCCCACCGCCTCCAGCTGGGACCAGCCCGTCTACACCACGCTGTCTCGACCTTAA